The DNA window AGATAAAAAGTGTCCGTATTTAACTTTCTTTTATAGCTATAGTGGTCTCGAAGACTGTTTTCACAGCGTTTAAAGATATTTGAATAGAATTCATTAGTTGTTGTTTCAATGAAAAATTTATAATTCATGCTCCCAATCTTATAATTATATTCTTTTTTAGCAATAATGTCTGCAACAGCTATGAATTGTTCATCTATGGTAGTTCCTTCTTCAATATACTTTTTCTTTAACTCAGCAATACAATCAAGGAATAATTTTAGTGTTTCCAAACAGCAATATTCAATGTTACAAAAAACGTTTGATGGACACCAAAGTCTATTGAGTAGTTTTACATTTTCGTTATTTAGCTTAAGCTTAGTCTTGTATTTATCCCCCAACTTCCAAAAATTGTCTTCGGTAGAATAACCAGAATAAGTATTTTGTGCTTGATGAACTTCTTTTTTATCGAGATGTCTTCGAGCATTAATATTGTCTCCGACTTCTTGCAATCTTTCAACAATCGTAGGGGTTATATACGGTTGTGTTTTAGGATAGGCTTTTCCAAGGTTTTCTAGCTGGTTCTCCAAAATAAGAAGATTATGTCCATCCTCATAATTGTCAATTAAATCAAATAGTAGGATGAAGGCATAATTATTATTCTCCCCGATATCAATAAACTCTCCTTTTAAAAAACTATCCTTAAATGATTGATAAAAGGTTTTTTGCTCATCTGTAGCATTATTAATTTCAGAAAAAGAATATACATATTGATGAGCCCAATAGGGCACTAGCTTGGTTGTTTTGGGTAAATTTTGTTGTGGAATATTATAAGTTGCCCCTGTAACATCAATAATGGAATTATCTTTCTTGCTACTATTCGTTGAAGTCACTGTTATTTTAATATTTTTAAGTAAGTGTTGCTTTAGTTCTTCTTTTAATTCTTCTTGTGACTTTTGCTTTACTTGAACAGGAGGTGTTTGTATTTGTCCTTTTTTCTTGCTAGAAAGCATAACTGCCATAAAAACAACAACAATAATTATCCCGATGATATAATATACCAAATAACTCGGCTCCTCTTTTTTCGGCTCAACCTTTTGAGGAATAGCTTTGGGCTTTTCTGTTTCAACAAATTTCAAATATTTACTAGACAAATATCCTTCTGTTCCATTATAGCTGATTTTAAACCATGATTGATTTGATTTATCAAGTATGA is part of the Bacteroidota bacterium genome and encodes:
- a CDS encoding SH3 domain-containing protein — its product is MNLNKTYFFKTLIFLLFFSVGINLNASYIYQTTGDLNLRSGAGSKFNSIGIVSNGEKVIILDKSNQSWFKISYNGTEGYLSSKYLKFVETEKPKAIPQKVEPKKEEPSYLVYYIIGIIIVVVFMAVMLSSKKKGQIQTPPVQVKQKSQEELKEELKQHLLKNIKITVTSTNSSKKDNSIIDVTGATYNIPQQNLPKTTKLVPYWAHQYVYSFSEINNATDEQKTFYQSFKDSFLKGEFIDIGENNNYAFILLFDLIDNYEDGHNLLILENQLENLGKAYPKTQPYITPTIVERLQEVGDNINARRHLDKKEVHQAQNTYSGYSTEDNFWKLGDKYKTKLKLNNENVKLLNRLWCPSNVFCNIEYCCLETLKLFLDCIAELKKKYIEEGTTIDEQFIAVADIIAKKEYNYKIGSMNYKFFIETTTNEFYSNIFKRCENSLRDHYSYKRKLNTDTFYLSRKDVKESFEAKILAKVVWILPVLVSKMPPPDEATEIELNSQSTTRWKVKFEELTINYKDDSENFVKKIIEIGNLNKNNPSVENIFYEASKFISKYDKESALNLYIHYIYYDLKSDTFNNKELTKTIQKNLFKTNEQLEDFKSVVSQLIKDKNLENALVGVSNIFKIKRKKIQLNKESIKEVQQQHSGTVELLNEYLKDEEEYKSSEVINDDVVVEIIAKEELVHKSVYSNNISLNPLQVSVLDIFCKSNFSVLQSEIELFAKGNGVFKNQLIESLNEACYETLDDVLIEEEDDFYIINKDYYQKLLSI